In Pelosinus sp. UFO1, one genomic interval encodes:
- a CDS encoding ATP-binding cassette domain-containing protein, producing the protein MQVNKKTIHLNIQNLTKKFGDISVLQDVELAIKEGEFVAVVGRSGCGKSTLLRLIAGLEQPTEGNVYLNDHVVDGINAETRVLFQEARLLPWKKVLKNVQIGAVNKNEEIARAALREVGLVDRINEWPYVLSGGQKQRVALARALAADPKLLLLDEPLGALDALTRIEMQQLIERLWVQKQFTVVLVTHDVSEAVALADRVIFIDQGKIGMDVRITLDRPRVRDNDFMYFEKYILDRVMSKQEDYEGDFQKKKVEYSI; encoded by the coding sequence ATGCAAGTAAATAAAAAGACGATACATCTCAATATACAAAATCTTACTAAGAAATTTGGTGATATTTCAGTCTTGCAAGATGTAGAATTAGCAATTAAAGAAGGCGAATTTGTTGCCGTCGTAGGTAGAAGTGGCTGTGGAAAAAGTACCTTGCTAAGATTGATTGCAGGACTTGAACAACCTACAGAAGGCAATGTTTATTTAAATGATCATGTGGTTGATGGCATCAATGCTGAAACACGAGTTTTGTTTCAAGAAGCCCGCTTATTGCCATGGAAAAAGGTACTAAAAAATGTGCAAATTGGTGCCGTTAACAAGAATGAAGAAATTGCTAGGGCCGCTCTACGAGAAGTTGGCTTAGTTGATCGAATCAATGAATGGCCTTATGTCTTATCCGGTGGTCAGAAACAACGGGTAGCCTTAGCTCGTGCTTTAGCAGCTGATCCCAAATTACTCTTATTAGATGAACCTCTTGGGGCTTTGGATGCCTTAACTCGTATTGAAATGCAACAACTTATTGAAAGGTTATGGGTACAAAAACAATTTACCGTGGTTCTAGTAACCCATGATGTGAGCGAAGCAGTCGCTTTAGCTGATCGAGTTATTTTTATTGACCAGGGGAAGATTGGAATGGATGTACGAATTACCTTGGATCGTCCGCGAGTGAGGGATAATGATTTTATGTACTTTGAGAAATATATTTTAGATCGCGTTATGAGTAAGCAAGAAGATTATGAAGGGGATTTTCAGAAGAAGAAGGTTGAATATTCCATTTAG